GATAAAGGAAACGCAACAGTAACAACACCAGAAGGTAAAACAGCAACAATTCCAGCAACAGACTTAACTAAGTCAGCATCAGACGCAGGTAAAGCAAATGCAGGAAATGGAGCAAATACACCAGCAACTAAGACAGTAGTAAAAGATCCAACTAACTTAACAGATGAAGAAAAAGCAAAAGTTAAGAAAGCAGTAGAGGATGTAAACCCAGGATCAACTGTAGTAGTAAATGATAAAGGTGATGTAATCGTTACTAAAGGTGATGGAACAGTATTAGTAATCCCAGAACTTGACTTAGTAATTCCAGAAGATAAATTAACTGATCCAACTCAACAAAATGGTGTAAATACACCAGCAACTAGAGTGTTAGTTGGAGATAAAGCTAAATTAACAGCTGATGAAATTGAAAAAGTTAAAGAATCAATTAAAGCAGTCAACCCAGGATCAACTGTAGTAGTAGACGAAAACGGAAATGCGACAGTCACAACTCCAGAAGGTAAGACAGCAACAATTCCAGCAGCTCGATTAGTTAAAGATGCTAAAGATGTTGCAGCTAAGAACAATGGTGAAAACATCAACCTTGACTTCGAAAAAGAAACAGTAGCAGACTTCAATAACTTAACAGATGCAGAAAAAGAAGCTGCAAAAGCTAAGATTAAAGGAGCAAATGCTGATGTATTAGAAGTTATCTTCGACAAAGCAGGAAACGCAACTGTAATTACTAAAGATGGTAAAGTTTACACAATCGTAGCTAAAGATATCTTTAAACAACGTCCATATGTACCATCAAATGGTGGAGGCAATAACGGAGCTACTAACACTGACGCAAAAGTGGATAAAGCTAAGTTAGAAGGTGCTATTCGTCAATTAGATGAATTGATCATCAAAGAATCAGCTAAGTTTGATGCAGAAACTGCAAAAGAAGCGAATGCATTATCAGCAGATGCTAAGAAAGTATTTGCTAATGCAGACGCAAGTCAAGCAGAAGTGGATGCAATGGTTAAACGTATCGAAGACTTCATGGCGAAAGTTGCTTCATCAACTGATCATGCAACTCCAGCTAACGACCAAGCTGCTCAAAAACCAGCTGTAGCTCCAGCTACTGCTCAAGCAGCAGCTAATGCTAGCCAAGAAGCAACAACAAACGCGCGTAAAGCAGCTAAAGAATTGCCAAATACAGGTACAGCAGATTCTACTGTAGCTATGGTAGCAGCTGCCGCAAGTGCATTACTTGGTCTTGGTCTTGCAGGCCGTCGTCGTAAAGAAGACGAAGAAGCTTAATTGGTAGATTGTTTGATAAACATCAGATGATAAATCCGATTTTCAAAGCTTAAGCAAGTACCTCTCATAAGAAAATCTCCTAGCAGGAAAGTCTGCTAGGAGATTTTTGTATTTCAGGAAGTGGACGGCTGACTTGGTAACCAGCTGAGGGTGAAGGTTAGCTGATCAGCTTTTAGGAGGTCTTGGTGTTGAATAGTTGATACTAGAGTTGTGTTCAGTCGGCATTCTTTGACAAAGTTAAAATGGTTGTGGTTTTGCTCAGTATGAATATCTAGCCATTTATCTTCTTTAGCGAGATAGATTCGGAGGTGGTCAAAGAGAGGGATTCCGAGATCATAGCTTGGTTTTCCTGGACAGGTCGGATAAAAACCGAGAGCTGACCAGATGTACCAGGCTGAGAGACTGCCATTGTCCTCATCGCCAGGATAGGCTTGCCAGCTTGGGTGAAAGGCTTTCTGACGGAGAGTCTTGATGAGAAGGGCAGTATAGTCAGGGTAGTTGCTGTAGCGGAAGAGATAAGGAATGTGGAAGCTCGGCTGGTTAGAAATGGCGAGTTGTCCAAAAGGAGCAGTAGCCATTTCGCTCATTTCGTGAATTTCGTAACCATAGCCTGTTGTCTCAAAGAGGGGAGCATCTTGACAGGTTTTCAAAAGATAGTTGCTGAAGGCTTCTTTTCCACCCATAAGTTGGATTAAATCTGGGATGTCGTGGAGGACACCTAAAGTTGCTTGGATGGCTGAACATTCGGCATAATCACGTCCCCAACTATAAGGAGAGAAGTCAGGACGGAAGTTTCCTTGATTGTCTCGCGCTCGCATGTAACCTGTCTCAGCATCAAATAGATGGCGGTAATTTTGTGACGCAGTTCTATAAGTTTCCGCGATGTCATTCTGACCAAGTTTTTCGGCACAGCTGGCGATACAAAAGTCGCTATAGGCATAGTCAAGAGTGTGACTGACACTTTCGTGGTGGTCGGTAGAGAGATAACCTAATTCTTGGTATTGGGCTAGTCCGTGGCGACCATTGATGCCGAGAGGGTCGGATTTGGTGGCTGTTTCAAGCATAGCCTGGAGGAGTTCTTCTTCCAAGTCGGGAGCCATGTCCTTGCAGGCGCTATCTGCGATAATACCGTCTAAAAGTGTACCTGGCATCATACCCCGTTCATCTGGAGCCAGCCATTTTGGAAGGAAGCCAGTATCGCGGTAGCTATTGAGAAAACCTTCTAAAAAGCGGTGATAGTGTTCTGGTATGATAAGGGCAAAGAGGGGGAAGATGGTGCGGAAGGTATCCCAGAAACCATTGTTGCTAAAGAGTATACCAGGCTTGACAGTACCAGTAGCCAGATCCATGTGGATGGCTTGCCCTGATTCATCAATCTCATAAAAAGTCTGTGGGAAGAGGAAGAGTCTGTAAAGGCAGTGATCAAAGAAGGTTCGGTCAGCCTCTCCTGTCTCGATAACATCAAAACGATGGAGGAGATTTTCCCAGTCCGATTTGGCATTTGTTTTACAGCTATCAAAATCTTCTTGAGGTAGATTGACTAGAGCTTGAGAAGGGGAGATGAAAGAAGTCGCTAGTTGAATCTCGGCATGACTATCTTCCAAGTCAATTCGCCAGTCTCCGTCTTCTTGGCTGATAGCAAGAATATCCGTATTCATTTGCAGGGATGTGAACATCGTTAGTGGATTTTTGTTGGTCTCAGTTTTACCTTCTTGTCGCAGGGCAAGAGTTCGCTTATCTACTTGCTCCACGGTCAGTTCATCTGCTGCGTGAAGATAGAGGGAGAGTGCTTTGCCTTGCTTTTGCTCCAAACGAATAGAAGCACCGTAGTAAGTCGGTGTGAGCTGGGTTTCAATCTGATAGCGCAGGGAGAAAATCTTCAGATAATGAGGTTGGAAAGAGGCTTTTTCGATATCATAAGAAGACTGGCGGTGAAAGAGGCTGTCTCCACCTAGCTGGCCTGTGGCAGGTGTCAGAAGGAGCCAAGAGTAGTCGCCAATCCAAGGACTGGGCTGATGGGTCAATCGAATTCCCTGAAAGATGGGCAGATGCGGATCGAAAAACCAAGCTCCCTCCTGGTCACTGGTCTGGGGCACAAAGTAATTCATCCCAAAAGGAACGCCTGTGTATGGCAGGGTATTTCCCCGAGAAAAGGCATGCTTGCTGGAAGTTCCAAAGCGGGTATCGATGGTTTCAAGTAGTGGTTTCATAGTCTTTCCTTTAGCTGTTTTTCTACATTATATCAGAAAAAGAGGGCCTTTAGAAAAGGAGTTTCAAAGATAACTATTTTGTAGAAAAATGACTATCATTTGTGTATGTATTTTCTGTCTCAAAAGCTATATACTGAAAATGAAACTTGTTTGAAAGAGGATACTGCACGATGATTTATTCAAAAGAAATTGTTAGAGAATGGCTAGATGAAGTGGCAGAGCAGGCTAAGGACCATCCAGAGTGGGTGGATGTTTTCGAGCGTTGCTACACCGACACCTTGGACAATACGGTTGAAATCCTAGAAGATGGTTCGACCTTTGTCTTGACCGGGGATATTCCTGCTATGTGGCTTCGGGATTCGACAGCCCAACTCAGACCCTACCTGCATGTTGCTAAAAGAGATGCCCTCCTGCGTCAGACCATTGCAGGTTTGGTTAAACGTCAGATGACCTTGATACTCAAGGATCCTTATGCCAATTCCTTTAACATCGAGGAAAACTGGAAGGGGCATCACGAGACCGACCACACAGACCTTAATGGCTGGATTTGGGAACGCAAGTACGAGGTGGACTCGCTTTGCTATCCTTTGCAGTTGGCTTATCTCCTTTGGAAAGAGACTGGCGAGACTAGTCAGTTTGATGAGACTTTTGTCGCAGCGACCAAGGAAATTCTTCATCTGTGGACGGTGGAACAAGACCACAATAATTCACCTTATCGTTTTGTTCGTGATACCGATCGTAAGGAAGACACCTTGGTAAATGATGGATTTGGCCCTGATTTTGCAGTGACAGGCATGACCTGGTCAGCTTTTCGTCCGAGTGATGACTGTTGCCAGTATAGCTACTTGATACCGTCAAATATGTTTGCTGTAGTAGTCTTGGGTTATGTGCAAGAGATCTTCGCAGCATTAAACCTAGCTGATAGCCAGAGTGTTATCACAGACGCTAAGCGTCTTCAGGATGAAATCCAAGAAGGAATCGAAAACTACGCCTACACCACCAACAGTAAGGGCGAAAAGATTTACGCCTTTGAAGTGGATGGTCTAGGAAATGCTAGCATCATGGATGATCCAAATGTACCAAGTTTGTTGGCTGTGCCTTATCTGGGCTACTGTTCGGTCGATGATGAAGTTTATCAAGCAACTCGTCGTACCATTCTGAGCCCTGAAAATCCCTACTTCTACCAAGGAGAATACGCTAGTGGTCTCGGAAGTTCTCATACCTTCTATCGCTATATCTGGCCAATCGCCCTTTCTATCCAAGGTTTGACAACAAGAGATAAGGCAGAGAAAAAATTCTTGCTGGATCAGCTGGTTGCTTGTGATGGGGGAACAGGTGTCATGCACGAAAGCTTTCACGTAGATGACCCAACTCTCTACTCTCGTGAATGGTTCTCTTGGGCTAATATGATGTTCTGTGAGTTGGTCTTGGATTACTTGGATATCCGCTAAGGAACACGCTTTAGCGCAACTGATTCTTGGAAAGAATCACAAATTTACATTTAAAACGTTAACAATAAAAATTTAAATTTAGAATGAGGTTTTACTTCATGGAAAATGTTGTCGTACATATTATCTCACATAGTCACTGGGACCGTGAGTGGTACTTGCCTTTTGAAAGCCACCGTATGCAGTTGGTGGAATTATTTGACAATCTCTTTGATCTCTTTGAAAATGACCCTGAGTTCAAGAGTTTCCACTTGGATGGACAAACTATTGTCCTTGACGACTACTTGCAAATTCGCCCTGAAAATCGCGACAAAGTCCAACGATACATCGACCAAGGCAAACTTAAAATTGGTCCCTTTTACATCTTGCAGGATGATTACTTGATTTCAAGTGAAGCCAACGTCCGCAATACCTTGATTGGTCAAGCAGAATGTGCAAAATGGGGCAAATCAACCCAGATTGGTTACTTCCCAGATACCTTTGGAAATATGGGGCAAGCGCCTCAAATCCTTCAAAAATCAGGCATTCACGTGGCCGCTTTTGGTCGTGGTGTGAAGCCGATTGGATTTGATAACCAAGTCCTCGAAGATGAGCAGTTTACTTCTCAGTTTTCAGAAATGTACTGGCAGGGTGCGGACGGAAGTCGTGTCCTCGGGATTCTCTTTGCCAACTGGTACAGTAATGGGAATGAAATCCCAGTTGATAAAGAAGAGGCCTTGACCTTCTGGAAACAAAAATTGTCAGATGTGCGTGCCTATGCTTCGACCAACCAATGGTTGATGATGAACGGCTGTGACCACCAGCCTGTCCAGAAAAATTTGAGTGAAGCCATTCGTGTGGCAAATGAACTCTTCCCAGATGTAACCTTTGTTCATAGTTCTTTTGATGAATATGTCCAAGCCGTGGAAAGTGCCCTACCAGAGCAATTATCAACGGTTACAGGTGAGTTGACCAGTCAGGAAACTGATGGTTGGTACACACTTGCCAACACTTCTTCATCTCGTATTTATCTCAAACAAGCCTTTCAAGAAAATAGCAATCTGCTAGAACAAGTGGTGGAACCCTTGACCATTATCACTGGTGGACACAACCACAAGGACCAGTTGACCTATGCTTGGAAAACACTTTTGCAGAATGCGCCGCATGATAGTATCTGTGGCTGTAGCGTGGACGAAGTTCACCGCGAGATGGAAACGCGTTTTGCCAAGGTCAATCAGGTCGGAAACTTTGTTAAGAGCAATCTTCTTAACGAGTGGAAGGGTAAAATCGCTACAGCTAAGGCTCAAAGTGATTATCTCTTTACTGTCATTAACACAGGCTTGCATGATAAGGTTGATACGGTCAGCACAGTGATTGATGTGGCGACTTGTGATTTCAAGGAATTGCACCCAACAGAAGGCTATAAGAAGATGGCTGCCTTAACCTTGCCAAGCTACCGTGTGGAAGACTTGGATGGTCGTCCTGTAGAGGCTAAAATCGAAGACCTTGGGGCTAATTTTGAGTATGATTTACCAAAAGACAAGTTCCGCCAAGCTCGTATTGCCCGTCAAGTGCGCGTGACCATCCCCGTTCACCTAGCACCGCTTTCTTGGACAACCTTCCAATTGCTGGAAGGAGAACAAGAACACCGTGATGGCATCTACCAAAACGGAGCGATTGATACGCCATTTGTAACGGTGAGTGTGGATGACAACATCACAGTCTATGACAAGACAACTCACGAAGCCTATGAAGATTTTATCCGCTTCGAAGACCGTGGTGACATCGGAAACGAGTACATTTATTTCCAACCAAAAGGAACAGAGCCCATCTATGCAGAGCTTAAGGGTTATGAGATCTTGGAAAACACAGCTCGCTACGCTAAGATTTTGCTCAAACATGAATTGACCATGCCTGTCAGTGCCGATGAAAAGCTAGAAGAAGAGCAAAAAGGCATCATCGAGTTTATGAAGCGTGAAGCTGGACGGTCAGAAGAATTGACAAGCATTCCTCTTGAAACTGAGTTGACTGTCTTTGTTGACAATCCACAAATCCGTTGCAAGACTCGATTTACCAACACTGCCAAAGACCACCGTATCCGTCTCTTGGTCAAGACTCATAACACGCGTCCAAGCAATGATTCTGAAAGCATCTATGAAGTGGTGACACGACCAAACAAACCAGCAGCTTCATGGGAAAATCCTGAAAATCCTCAACACCAACAAGCCTTTGTTAGTCTGTATGACGATGAAAAAGGTGTGACTGTATCTAACAAGGGATTGAATGAATACGAAATTCTAGGAGATGACACCATTGCCGTGACTATTTTGCGTGCATCAGGTGAGTTGGGTGACTGGGGCTACTTCCCAACACCAGAGGCTCAGTGCTTGCGTGAGTTTGAAGTCGAATTTGCGATTGAATGCCACCAAGCCCAAGAACGTTTTTCAGCTTTTCGTCGCGCGAAAGCCTTGCAGACACAATTTACCAGCCTTCAGCTTGCTAGACAGGAAGGAAGCGTGGCTGCGACTGGTAGCCTCTTGAGCCATTCTGTTCTCAGCATACCGCAAATCTGTCCAACAGCTTTTAAGGTAGCCGAAAATGAAGAAGGCTATGTTCTTCGCTACTACAATATGTGTAGTGAAAATGTACGTGTACCGGAAAGTCAACATCTCTTCCTTGACCTACTTGAACGACCATACCCAGTTCATAGAGGCCTCATTGCACCGCAAGAGATTCGTACAGAATTGATCAAAAAAGAAGAAATTTAATTTCAAAAAGTAAACATAAAAAGAAAGGAGGGGCGAAAAAGTAAGAACTAACTGCTGATTCGCCCCTTTTTATGGTAAAAACAATGACCATTGCAACGATTGATATCGGAGGGACTGGGATTAAGTTTGCTAGTCTGACTCCTGATGGGAAAATACTGAATAAGACAAGCATTCCAACGCCAGAAAGTTTGGAGGATTTACTAGCTTGGCTAGACCAGTGCTTGTTAGAGCAGAATTACAGCGGGATTGCTATGAGCGTTCCAGGAGCGGTCAATCAAGAAACAGGTGTGATTGATGGCTTCAGTGCCGTTCCTTATATCCACGGCTTTTCTTGGTATGAAGCCCTTGCCCATCATCAGCTACCTGTCCATCTTGAAAATGATGCCAACTGCGTTGGGCTCAGTGAATTGCTTGCTCATCCAGAGCTTGAAAATGCAGCCTGTGTCGTGATTGGGACTGGAATTGGCGGAGCCATGATTATCAATGGAAGGCTTCATCGAGGTCGCCACGGCCTAGGTGGAGAATTTGGCTACATGACAACCCTTGCCCCTGCTGAAAAACTCAACAACTGGTCGCAACTAGCGTCAACTGGAAATATGGTGCGATACGTGATTGAAAAATCTGGTCAGACTGACTGGGACGGTCGCAAGATTTACCAAGAGGCTGCAGCAGGCAATGCCCTTTGTCAAGAAGCCATTGAGCGGATGAATCGTAATTTGGCGCAAGGTTTGCTTAATATCCAGTATCTCATCGATCCAGATGTCATCAGTCTGGGAGGCTCTATCAGTCAAAATCCAGATTTTATTCAAGGTGTCAAGAAGGCTGTAGATGACTTTGTTGACACCTACGAAGAATATACGGTCGCACCCGTTATCCAAGCCTGCACCTATCATGCAGATGCTAATCTCTACGGTGCCCTTGTCAACTGGTTACAGGAGGAAAATCAATGGTAAGATTTACAGGAATTAGCAGTAAACAACATCAAGCTATAGAGTTGCTTCAAAAGCACATTTCTCTACCAGATGTCGAAGTAGCTGTCGCCCAATCTGACCAAGCCTCTATCTCTATCAAGGGTGAGGGTGGACACTATCAACTAACCTATCGCAAACCTCACCAACTCTATCGCGCCTTGTCCTTGTTGGTAACAGCTCTAGCAGAAGGTGATAAAGTAGAGATTAAGGAGAAGGCGGCTTATGAAGATTTAGCCTACATGGCTGACTGTTCTCGAAATGCGGTGCTGAATGTGGCTTCTGCCAAGCAGATGATTGAGGTCTTAGCTCTCATGGGCTACTCAACTTTTGAGCTCTACATGGAAGACACTTACCAGATTGAAGGGCAGCCTTACTTTGGCTATTTCCGTGGAGCCTACTCAGCTGAGGAATTGCAGGAAATTGAAACCTATGCCCAGCAGTTTGACATGATCTTTGTGCCATGTATCCAGACCTTGGCTCACTTGTCAGCTTTCGTCAAATGGGGTGTCAAAGAAGTCCAGGAGCTCCGTGATGTGGAGGATATCCTTCTTATCGGCGAAGAAAAGGTTTATGACCTGATTGATGGTATGTTTGCTACTCTGTCTAAACTACAAACTCGCAAGGTCAATATCGGGATGGACGAAGCCCACTTGGTTGGTTTGGGACGCTACTTGATTCTGAACGGTGTTGTGGATCGTAGTCTCCTCATGTGCCAACACTTGGAGCGCGTGCTGGATATTGCTGACAAATATGGTTTCCACTGCCAGATGTGGAGCGATATGTTCTTTAAACTTATGTCAGCAGATGGCCAGTACGACCGTGATGTGGAAATTCCTGAAGAAACTCGTGTCTACCTGGACCGTCTCAAAGATCGTGTGACCTTAGTTTACTGGGACTATTATCAGGATAGCGAGGAAAAATACAACCGCAATTTCCGCAATCATCATAAGATTAGCCATGATCTTGCCTTTGCAGGGGGAGCTTGGAAGTGGATTGGTTTCACACCCAACAACCATTTCAGCCGTCTCATCGCAGTCGAAGCTAATAAAGCCTGCCGTGCCAATGATATCAAAGAAGTCATCGTGACGGGTTGGGGGGACAATGGTGGGGAAACAGCCCAGTTTTCTATTCTCCCAAGCTTGCAAATCTGGGCTGAACTCAGCTATCGCAATGACCTAGACCATTTGTCTGCTCATTTCCAGACTAATACTGGTCTATCGGTTGAGGACTTTATGCAGATTGACCTAGCTAATCTCTTGCCAGACCTACCGGGTAATCTCAGCGGGATCAATCCTAACCGCTATGTCTTTTATCAGGATATTCTCTGTCCGATCCTTGATCGACACATGACACCTGAACAGGACAAACCGCACTTCGCTCAGGCTGCTGAGACGCTTGCTAACATTAAAGAAAAAGCTGGCAACTATGCCTACCTCTTTGAAACTCAGGCCCAGTTGAATCAGATTTTAAGTAGCAAAGTCGATGTGGGACGGCGCATTCGTCAGGCTTACCAAGAAGGTGATAAAGAAAGCCTGCAAGAAATTGCCAGACAAGAATTACCAGAACTCAGAAGCCAAATTGAAGACTTCCATGCTCTCTTTAGCAACCAATGGCTGAAAGAAAACAAGGTCTTTGGCTTGGACACAGTTGATATCCGTATGGGCGGACTCTTGCAACGCATCAAGCGAGCAGAAAGCCGCATCGAGGCTTATCTAGCTGGTCAGATTGACCGCATCGATGAGTTAGAAGTGGAAATCTTACCATTTACAGACTTCTACGCAGACAAGGACTTCGCAGCCACAACAGCCAACCAGTGGCATACCATTGCGACAGCTTCAACCATTTATACAACCTAAAAACAAGAACACCTTGCCTTGAGCAGAGTGTTTCTCGTGAAACATCCCTTTCTTAAAAAAGTACTCCACATAAAATAATTTGTGGAGTTTTTTCTATAATTAGTAGTTTAACCTAACCTTCAAATAGGAGTATACTAATAATGTAATCGTTATCAAAAGTCTAAAAAGGAATTTTTAGATGGATATCAAAATAAAAAGGGGAGGAAATTATGAATAAGTTTTCAAAAACCTTGAGAGACAACTGGATCTTTCTCTTGATGGTTTTGCCAGGGGCACTCTGGTTGATTCTATTCTTCTACATTCCAGTATTTGGGAACGTGGTTGCCTTTAAAGACTACCACATGACCAGTAATGGATTTATAGATAGTATCGTGAATAGTAAATGGGTCGGACTCGATAATTTCAGATTCTTGTTTAGTTCAAAAGACGCCTTTATCATCACTCGAAATACTGTCCTCTACAATCTCGGCTTTATCTTTATCGGTTTGATTGTATCTGTAGGGATTGCTATCATCCTAAGTGAACTCCGTTCTAAGAGAATGGTTAAGATTTTCCAAACTTCTATGTTGTTCCCTTACTTCTTGTCTTGGGTTATCATCAGTTTCTTTACAGATGCCTTCCTAAACATTGATAAAGGGGTATTCAACCATTTCCTAGAATCTATCGGAATGAAGGAAGTCAATTTCTACGCTGACTTGGGCATCTGGCCTTATCTCCTACTTTTCCTTGGTATTTGGAAAGGCTTTGGATATAGCAGTGTCATGTACTATGCGACAATCATGGGAATTGATCCAACCTACTACGAAGCAGCGACAGTGGACGGGGCTAGCAAATGGCAACGAATTCGCAATGTAACTATTCCGCAGTTGACACCATTGGTAACTGTATTGACCATCCTTGCAGTCGGAAACATCTTCCGTGCAGACTTTGGTCTCTTCTACCAAATCCCCCACAATGCTGGTCAGCTTTATAATGTAACCAACGTCTTGGACGTATATGTTTATAACGGTTTGACTCAGACAGCGGATATCGGGATGGCTTCAGCAGCAGGTCTCTACCAATCAGTTGTCGGCTTGATTCTGGTTATCCTATCAAACTTACTGGCAAGACGAGTTGATCCAAACTCAGCCTTGTTCTAGAAAGGAGGAGAATATGGCAGAAAAGAAAATTAAAAAAGAAAAAATTGATAATGTCGGCATTCACTCCTTCAGTAAGAAAGCAGATATCTTCTTTAGTACCATTTCTGGTTTGGTTGCCCTTTCTTGTATCCTACCTTTTGTATTCGTTATCGTTATTTCGGTGACAGATGAAAAGAGTATCCTCCAAAATGGATATAGCTTCTTCCCATCTCAATTTGGATTAGACGGTTTTGAGTTTTTGGCACAGTTTAAGGATAAAATCCTCCAAGCCCTCTTCATCTCAGTCTTTGTAACAGTGGTGGGGACTATCACAAACGTTTTTATCACAACAACTTATGCCTACGCTATTTCACGGACAACCTTTAAGTATCGCAGATTCTTTACGATTTTTGCCCTTCTTAGTATGTTGTTTAACGCGGGTTTGGTACCGGGCTATATCGTGGTAACTCGTTTACTTCAACTTGGTGATACAGTTTGGGCCTTGATTGTTCCAATGCTTCTCTCACCATTTAACATCATCTTGATGCGTTCCTTCTTCAAGAAGACCATTCCAGAAGCTATTCTAGAATCCGCTCGTATCGATGGTGCTAGTGAGGCCCGGATCTTCTTCCAAATCTGTTTGCCATTGTCACTACCAGGTATCGCAACCATCACGCTCTTAACAGCTCTTGGTTTCTGGAATGACTGGTTCAACGCCCTTCTTTATATCAAGAGTGACAACTTGTATCCATTGCAATATTTGCTCATGCAAATCCAACAAAATATGGACTACATCGCCAAAGCAGTCGGCCTGTCTGGTCAACTGGGAGTTGCTCTACCGAAAGAAACAGGACGTATGGCCATGGTTGTGGTTGCAACACTTCCAATCGCGATTTTGTATCCATTCTTCCAACGCTACTTTGTAAAAGGTTTGACTATCGGTGGTGTGAAAGAATAGTGCTTGTTGAGAAAAATCATTTCTCGTTTCCAAACTTCCCTTGTGTGAAGTTAAGATCATTACATTGTTTATAAGTTTAAAAATAAAAAAAAGGAGTTTTTGTCATGAAAAACTGGAAAAAATATGCTTTTGCATCTGCTAGCGTAGTCGCTTTGGCTGCTGGTCTTGCTGCTTGTGGAAACCTTTCAGGTAACAGTAAAAAAGCTGCTGACTCAGCTTCAGGTGAAAAAACTGTTATCAAAATGTACCAAATCGGTGACA
Above is a genomic segment from Streptococcus sp. SN-1 containing:
- a CDS encoding GH92 family glycosyl hydrolase — encoded protein: MKPLLETIDTRFGTSSKHAFSRGNTLPYTGVPFGMNYFVPQTSDQEGAWFFDPHLPIFQGIRLTHQPSPWIGDYSWLLLTPATGQLGGDSLFHRQSSYDIEKASFQPHYLKIFSLRYQIETQLTPTYYGASIRLEQKQGKALSLYLHAADELTVEQVDKRTLALRQEGKTETNKNPLTMFTSLQMNTDILAISQEDGDWRIDLEDSHAEIQLATSFISPSQALVNLPQEDFDSCKTNAKSDWENLLHRFDVIETGEADRTFFDHCLYRLFLFPQTFYEIDESGQAIHMDLATGTVKPGILFSNNGFWDTFRTIFPLFALIIPEHYHRFLEGFLNSYRDTGFLPKWLAPDERGMMPGTLLDGIIADSACKDMAPDLEEELLQAMLETATKSDPLGINGRHGLAQYQELGYLSTDHHESVSHTLDYAYSDFCIASCAEKLGQNDIAETYRTASQNYRHLFDAETGYMRARDNQGNFRPDFSPYSWGRDYAECSAIQATLGVLHDIPDLIQLMGGKEAFSNYLLKTCQDAPLFETTGYGYEIHEMSEMATAPFGQLAISNQPSFHIPYLFRYSNYPDYTALLIKTLRQKAFHPSWQAYPGDEDNGSLSAWYIWSALGFYPTCPGKPSYDLGIPLFDHLRIYLAKEDKWLDIHTEQNHNHFNFVKECRLNTTLVSTIQHQDLLKADQLTFTLSWLPSQPSTS
- a CDS encoding glycoside hydrolase family 125 protein, giving the protein MIYSKEIVREWLDEVAEQAKDHPEWVDVFERCYTDTLDNTVEILEDGSTFVLTGDIPAMWLRDSTAQLRPYLHVAKRDALLRQTIAGLVKRQMTLILKDPYANSFNIEENWKGHHETDHTDLNGWIWERKYEVDSLCYPLQLAYLLWKETGETSQFDETFVAATKEILHLWTVEQDHNNSPYRFVRDTDRKEDTLVNDGFGPDFAVTGMTWSAFRPSDDCCQYSYLIPSNMFAVVVLGYVQEIFAALNLADSQSVITDAKRLQDEIQEGIENYAYTTNSKGEKIYAFEVDGLGNASIMDDPNVPSLLAVPYLGYCSVDDEVYQATRRTILSPENPYFYQGEYASGLGSSHTFYRYIWPIALSIQGLTTRDKAEKKFLLDQLVACDGGTGVMHESFHVDDPTLYSREWFSWANMMFCELVLDYLDIR
- a CDS encoding alpha-mannosidase, producing the protein MENVVVHIISHSHWDREWYLPFESHRMQLVELFDNLFDLFENDPEFKSFHLDGQTIVLDDYLQIRPENRDKVQRYIDQGKLKIGPFYILQDDYLISSEANVRNTLIGQAECAKWGKSTQIGYFPDTFGNMGQAPQILQKSGIHVAAFGRGVKPIGFDNQVLEDEQFTSQFSEMYWQGADGSRVLGILFANWYSNGNEIPVDKEEALTFWKQKLSDVRAYASTNQWLMMNGCDHQPVQKNLSEAIRVANELFPDVTFVHSSFDEYVQAVESALPEQLSTVTGELTSQETDGWYTLANTSSSRIYLKQAFQENSNLLEQVVEPLTIITGGHNHKDQLTYAWKTLLQNAPHDSICGCSVDEVHREMETRFAKVNQVGNFVKSNLLNEWKGKIATAKAQSDYLFTVINTGLHDKVDTVSTVIDVATCDFKELHPTEGYKKMAALTLPSYRVEDLDGRPVEAKIEDLGANFEYDLPKDKFRQARIARQVRVTIPVHLAPLSWTTFQLLEGEQEHRDGIYQNGAIDTPFVTVSVDDNITVYDKTTHEAYEDFIRFEDRGDIGNEYIYFQPKGTEPIYAELKGYEILENTARYAKILLKHELTMPVSADEKLEEEQKGIIEFMKREAGRSEELTSIPLETELTVFVDNPQIRCKTRFTNTAKDHRIRLLVKTHNTRPSNDSESIYEVVTRPNKPAASWENPENPQHQQAFVSLYDDEKGVTVSNKGLNEYEILGDDTIAVTILRASGELGDWGYFPTPEAQCLREFEVEFAIECHQAQERFSAFRRAKALQTQFTSLQLARQEGSVAATGSLLSHSVLSIPQICPTAFKVAENEEGYVLRYYNMCSENVRVPESQHLFLDLLERPYPVHRGLIAPQEIRTELIKKEEI
- a CDS encoding ROK family protein, translating into MTIATIDIGGTGIKFASLTPDGKILNKTSIPTPESLEDLLAWLDQCLLEQNYSGIAMSVPGAVNQETGVIDGFSAVPYIHGFSWYEALAHHQLPVHLENDANCVGLSELLAHPELENAACVVIGTGIGGAMIINGRLHRGRHGLGGEFGYMTTLAPAEKLNNWSQLASTGNMVRYVIEKSGQTDWDGRKIYQEAAAGNALCQEAIERMNRNLAQGLLNIQYLIDPDVISLGGSISQNPDFIQGVKKAVDDFVDTYEEYTVAPVIQACTYHADANLYGALVNWLQEENQW
- a CDS encoding beta-N-acetylhexosaminidase is translated as MVRFTGISSKQHQAIELLQKHISLPDVEVAVAQSDQASISIKGEGGHYQLTYRKPHQLYRALSLLVTALAEGDKVEIKEKAAYEDLAYMADCSRNAVLNVASAKQMIEVLALMGYSTFELYMEDTYQIEGQPYFGYFRGAYSAEELQEIETYAQQFDMIFVPCIQTLAHLSAFVKWGVKEVQELRDVEDILLIGEEKVYDLIDGMFATLSKLQTRKVNIGMDEAHLVGLGRYLILNGVVDRSLLMCQHLERVLDIADKYGFHCQMWSDMFFKLMSADGQYDRDVEIPEETRVYLDRLKDRVTLVYWDYYQDSEEKYNRNFRNHHKISHDLAFAGGAWKWIGFTPNNHFSRLIAVEANKACRANDIKEVIVTGWGDNGGETAQFSILPSLQIWAELSYRNDLDHLSAHFQTNTGLSVEDFMQIDLANLLPDLPGNLSGINPNRYVFYQDILCPILDRHMTPEQDKPHFAQAAETLANIKEKAGNYAYLFETQAQLNQILSSKVDVGRRIRQAYQEGDKESLQEIARQELPELRSQIEDFHALFSNQWLKENKVFGLDTVDIRMGGLLQRIKRAESRIEAYLAGQIDRIDELEVEILPFTDFYADKDFAATTANQWHTIATASTIYTT